The Buchnera aphidicola (Cinara cf. splendens/pseudotsugae 3390) sequence GGTCCAAATCATCCTTCATCACATGGTGCTTTTCGCATTATACTTCAATTAAGTGGAGAAAAAATAGTAAATTGTGTTCCGGATATTGGTTATCACCATCGTGGTGCCGAAAAAATTGCTGAAAGACAATCTTGGCATAGCTACATCCCGTATACTGACCGCATAGAATATTTAGGTGGATGTATTAATGAAATGCCATATATCTTAGCTATAGAAAAATTAGCAGGTATTAAAGTTTCAGATCGTGTTCAAGTAATTAGAATTTTATTATCTGAATTATTTAGAATTAATAGCCATTTGTTATTTATTTCTACATTTATTCAAGATGTAGGCAGCATGAGTTCTGTTTTTTTAGCTTTTACTGATCGTCAAAAAATTTATGATATAATTGAATCTATTACAGGCGCTCGCATGCATCCTGCGTGGTTTCGTATTGGAGGAGTAGCTAAAGATCTACCAACTAATTGGCATTGTTTATTAAAAGAATTTTTAGAATGGATGCCGAAGAGATTAGATTTTTATATCGAAGTAGCTTTAAAAAATAGCATTTTGATTTCTCGATCTAGTGGTGTAGCATCGTATGACAAAAAAGAGGCTTTATCATGGGGAATAACAGGTTCTGGATTAAGAGCCACAGGGGTTGATTTTGATGTGAGAAAAAAAAGACCCTATTCAGGTTATCAAAATTTTGATTTTGAAATTCCTGTAGGAAATAAAATTAGTGATGCTTATACACGAGTATTACTTAAAGTGGAAGAAATTCGACAAAGTTTGAAAATACTACATCAATGTTTAACTAACATGCCGCATGGTTCGTATAAATCTGAACATCCGCTTACTACTCCGCCGATTAAAAATAAATCTTTGTTTCATATTGAAAGTATGATCACACATTTTTTGCAAATGTCGTGGGGACCTGTATTACCTATTAATGAAAGCTTTCAGATGATTGAAGCAACTAAAGGAATTAATAGTTACTACATAATTAGTGACGGTAGTTCAACAAGTTATCGAACTCGTATTCGTACTCCTAGCTTTGCTCATTTACAGCAAATTCCATCGGTTATACGTGGACATTTAATATCTGATTTAATTGTTTATCTTGGAAGTATTGATTTTGTTATGTCTGATGTAGATCGTTAAAATATATTTAATGTATGAAAAACAGGACAAAAATGTGTTTTACTTAAGTAAAGTTGAAATTTCTGAGATTTTATTGAAGAAAAAATGTTATATAGATTCACAAGCAGTGTGTATTGAAGCTTTAAAAATTGTTCAGAAATATAGAAAATGGATATGTATAGACGCAATTATAGATATTGCTAAAATTTTATCTATTCCAGTATGTGATGTAGAAGGTGTAGCAACTTTTTATTGCCATATTTTTCGAAAACCGGTAGGTCGTAATATAATCAGATACTGTGATAGTGTAGTTTGTTTTATTAATGGTTATAATAATATTGAAAATCAATTAATAAGCAGTTTAGGTATTCAACCAGGAGAGACTACTAGTAATTATCAATTTACTTTATTACCTACTTGTTGTTTAGGAGCCTGTGATAAAGGCCCTGTTATGTTGATAAATGAAAATTTATATACTAATCTTACTTCTAAAGTAGTATTGGATTTATTGGATAAATATAAATGAAACATATATTAAAAACACCGGAAACTCATCCATTGACATGGCGTTTAAAAGAACCATTTAAAACTATTTATATGGCTGAATATTGTAATACCGGGGGATATAAATCTTTAAAAACATCTTTAAAAAATTTTAGTTTTGAACAAATAACTACATTAGTTAAAAAATCTGGATTACAAGGGAGAGGAGGTGCTGGTTTTCTTACTGGTAACAAGTGGAGTTTAATGCCAAAAAGTTTAATTGGGGAAAATAGATATTTGATTTGTAATGCTGATGAAATGGAACCTGGAACTTATAAAGACAGATTTTTAATAGAATATTTTCCGCATCAATTAATTGAAGGAATTATTATAAGTGCTTTTGCCTTACAGGCTACTTGTGGATATATTTTTTTACGAGGCGATTATTATTTATCAGAGAAAATTTTAAACCAAGCAATTCTAGAAGCATATGAAATGGGATTTTTAGGGAAAAATATCTTAAGTAGCGAATTTACATTTGATTTATTTTTACATACAGGAGCTGGACGTTATATTTGCGGAGAAGAGACTGCTTTAATTAATTCATTAGAAGGTAAAAGAGCTAATCCTAGATATAAGCCACCCTTTCCTTCTGCTCATGGTCTTTGGGGTAAACCTACATGTATAAATAATGTTGAAACATTATCTAATATTCCAGCAATTATTTTACATGGATCGGATTGGTATTCAAATTTATCCCGAGGTACAGATCCCGGTACTAAAATTCTTGGTTTTTCAGGAAGAGTAAAAAAACCTGGTTTGTGGGAGTTACCTCTCGGCATTTCAGCTAGGGAAGTTTTAGAAGAGTATGCAGGAGGTATGCAAGAAAATTTAATGTTGAAAGCATGGCAACCAGGTGGAGCTGGAACTAGTTTGTTATCTTCTCGAGATATTGATATAAATATGGATTTTACTAGTTTACAAAAAATTGGTAGTCGATTAGGAACAGGTATTTCTATGGCAATAGATCATAAAATAAATATCGTATCCTTATTAAAAAATATTGAAACTTTTTTTTCTAGAGAATCATGTGGCTTCTGCACACCATGTAGAGAAGGATTGCCTTGGATAGTTAAAATACTACAAAATTTAGATAAAAAAAAAGGACATGAAGAAGACATTTCTCTTTTAGAGGAATTATGTGGGTATTTAGAACCGGGAAAAACTTTTTGCGCTCATGCTCCTGGAGCAATTTCACCGCTTAAAAGTGCAATGAAGTTGTTTCGTAATGAATTTGAACAAGGTATTAAAAAAAATAAGATTACTACAGAAAAAAAAAATATAAATATTATATCGTTAATTTAATAAAATATAAAATTAACTATATGCTTTTGTATATGTGGTATTTTGTTAATTTTATTTAACTTAAATTATTGTATATAGTATTATAGATAATATTTTAAAGTGAGTGTTCATAATGATTAAAATTTATATTGACGAAAAAGTTTTTTTTGTTAAATCATCGGACAATATGTTACAAACGTGTTTATCAGTAGGTATTAATCTTCCATTTTTTTGTTGGCATCCTGCTTTAGGTAGTATCGGTTCGTGTCGACAATGCGCTATTAAAATATACAATAATGATAATGATCAAACAGGATCTATTGTTATGGCGTGTATGTTAGAAGTTAAGGATGGTATGAGAATATCAATTACTCATCCTGATGTAAAAAAATTTCAAAAAAGTATTACTGAATTTATGATGTTAAATCATCCTCATGATTGTCCAGTTTGCGCAGAAGGAGGTAACTGTCATTTACAAGATATGACTGTATTAAATCAACATCATATTCGACGTTATAGATTTAAAAAACGTATTTTTAAGAATCAGTATTTAGGACCTTTTGTATCTCATTCTATGAACAGATGTATTACATGCTATAGGTGTGTTCGTTATTACAGGGATTATTCTGGTGGTAAGGATTTTGGAGTGTACGGTTCAAATAATAAAATTTATTTTGGTCGTTTTATAGAAGGTATGTTAGAGAGTGAATATTCTGGAAACTTGATTGACGTATGTCCAACAGGCGTTTTTACAGATAAAAGTAATATTTATAATTTTCATCGTAAATGGGATTTACAATACTCTCCGAGTATATGTCATAATTGTAGTATTGGATGCAATACTAGTTTAGGAGAACGTTTAGGTAAATTATGTCGTATTGATAATCGATATAATATACATATTAACAAATATTTTTTGTGTGATTTAGGTAGATTTGGTTGTAATTATGTAAATTTTAATACTGTTACAAAACCTTATAGAATCAAAAATGGTAATACTAAATTTTTAAATTATTCTACTGTAATTCAGTTAATTAATAATATTTTTAAAAAAAAACCAAATCGAATTTTAGGCATTGGTTCTGCAAGAGCTAGTATTGAAAGTAATATGGCTTTATCTAATTTAGTTGGATGTGAAAATTTTTCTAATGGTATGTTACCTGAATTAGATCAATGTGTTAGTTTAATTACGGATATTGTTAAGAAAGGTAACATACATATTCCTTCTATTTCAGAAATTGAAACATATGATACAATTTTAATAATAAGTGAAGATATCACACAAACTGCAGCGTTAGCAGCATTATCGGTAAGACAAGCAATGAAAGGTATATATTCTTCTATTGCAAAAAATTATAAAATTCCTATATGGCATATTAATGCTATAAAAAATATTGCTCAACATCAGAAGAATTCATTGTTTATTATTAACGGCAGTGAAACGAAATTAGACGACATTAGTGATATTTGTTATTACGGTTCTATACAAGAGCAGTTACAATTTAGCACATTGATATTACAGTATATTAATACTGATATAGATTCTATAGATATTAATAATAAAAAAATAAATATACAGGCTAGAAAAATTGCTAAAGCATTATGTAATTCAAAAAAACCATTGATTATTTCAGGTGCTTCATACAATAATGTGGATTTTATTAAATTATCATTTAATATTGCTCAAGCATTGCAAAAAAAGAGTTTATCAGTTGGTTTAGCTTTATTTCCTCCATCAGCTAATAGTATTGGAGTATCTTTAATTCCGAGTATTTCTTTAAAAAAAATATTAAATCAAGTTTATATAGAAAAAATTGATACTTTAATTGTTTTAGAAAATAATTTATATCGATTATATGAATCAAATTATATTGATGATGTTTTAAAACAAATTAACACAGTTATTGTTATTGATCATCAGCGTACCAAGATGGTGAAAAAATCTAGTATTTTTCTTCCATGTACTAATTTTTTTGAAAGTTCGGGAAATATTATTAATTATGAAGCTCGTGTACAACGATTTTTTCGTACACACGATCCTAATTTTTATAATAATAAAATATGTAAACTAGACAGTTGGAGATGGATATATGCTATTCAAAATAATATCTGTTCATTTTCTTTAATTAAGTTGTTTACAATTGATAAAATGATACAATTATGTTCTGAATGGAATACTATTTTTAAAAGATTATCACATTCTTCTTTGCCCTCTTCATTTAGATTACATGGTCAAAAAATTGCGAGATCACCTATACGTTTTAGTGGTCGATCTTCTATTACGGTTGATAAAAATGTACACGAACTAAAATCTCCAGAGGATGTAGACAGTATGTTTTCTTTTTCTATGGAAGGGGTTCAAAAAACAGAAAATAATTTTTCTCATATTCCTTTTGCATGGTCTCCGAATTGGAATTCTAATCAATCGTTATATAAGTCATCTATAGCCCTAAATAGTCAATCTGATTACCCATATAATGGTGTATTATTATTTAAAAAATATAGAAAAAATTTTTTTTTAAATTTTTTTGTTAAAAAATATTCTAAAATAGAACAAGTAAATCCATTACGTTTTAAAATTATTCCATATTATAAATTATTAGGTAGTGAAGAAACAAGTCATAATTATTTTTTAAAAATAATGAAAACAAATTTTATTCATGTTCTTCTTTGTCAAAAAGATGCCGATAGAATACAAGTTAATAATGGTGATATATTACAATTTCAGATCAACGATCTTGTTTTTAAATTTCCTGTACAGTTATCTAAAAAAATTAGCTTATTTCATATAGGTTTACCATTAGGGTATAAAAAATTACCAACTATTTTTTTTAAAAAATTTGCTATAAATTTAATAAAATATAATTAATAAAAGGTTTTGTTAAATTAGACAGGATATTATGAAAAATAAAATTTTTTTTGTTTTTAGCTTTCTTTTGTTTAGTGTTTTTAGTGCTAGTTTCTTGAGTTTAATTGAAAGAAAAATATTGGGTTTATTACAAAACCGATATGGTCCTAATCGAGTTGGTTGGGGAGGATGTATGCAAATATGTGCTGATGGTATTAAATTACTATTTAAAGAAGACTGGATTCCTCCTTTTAGTGATAAAGTATTGTTTGTTGTCGCTCCAGTTATTTCTTTTATGTCTTTGTTATGTGTATTATCTAGTATTCCTATTACTCCGGAGTACATGATTATTAATTTGGATATTGGTTTATTGTTTTTTTTTATGATGTCGTCATTATCGGTATACGGTGTTTTATTAGCTGGATGGTCTAGTAATAATAAATATGCTTTATTAGGAGCTATTAGGTCTGTGGCACAAATGTTGAGTTATGAAATATTTCTAGGTATATCTTCTTTAGGAACAGTTATTCAATGTGGATCGTTTAATTTAGTTGATATTGTATATTCACAAAAAAGAATATGGAATATAATTCCTCAATTTCTTGGCTTTATTATGTTTTTTATAGCCTGTGTTGCTGTTTGTCATAGACATCCTTTTGATCAACCGGAGTCTGAACAAGAACTAGCTGATGGATATCATATTGAATATTCAGGAATGAAATTTGGAATGTTTTTTATTGGCGAATATATTTCTATTATGACTGCATCTGCTTTATTGGTATGTTTATTTTTTGGTGGTTGGTTAGGGCCTTTTTTTTCTCCTATAATTTGGTTTTTATTAAAATTTTTGTTATTTGTTTTTTTATTTATCTTACTAAGAGCATCTTTGCCAAGACCACGATATGATCGTGTTATGATATTTGCGTGGAAAATTTGTTTTCCACTTTCTTTACTTAACTTAATATATACATCTTTTAAAATTTTATTATAATTATAAGGTTGTCATATTTATGAATGTAAAAAATATTTTTTTTAGTTTTTTTAGCCATATTCGCAGTATGTTTTTAGTTTTTAAGAATATTTTTTCATTGCGTGAAACACGATTGTATCCAGAACAACCATTAAATTTATCTTTGCGATATCGTGGTCGTATTGTTTTAACTCGTAATCCAGATGGTTCAGAACGATGTGTTGCATGTAATTTATGTTCTGCCGTTTGTCCTGTTAATTGTATTTCTTTAAAAAAAACAGAAAATATAGATGGTCGATGGTATTCTAAATTTTTTCGAATTAATTTATCACGTTGTATTTTTTGTGGGTTATGTGAAGAAGCGTGTCCTACAACAGCTATTCAATTGATTCCTGATATAGAATTAAGTGATTTTCAACGAAAAAAATTAATTTATGAAAAAAAAGATTTGTTAATTTCAGGTACTGGAAAATCTTCTAAATATAATTTTTATTCTGTCTCAGGTGTTATGAATAATAAAAAATTACAGAATATTGATTCAAAAAAAATATTGAATTGTGTGGATATAACTTCTTTATTACCGTAGGAATTTTTTATGTCTTTAGTATTTTATTTTTTAGGTTTTTTATCTGTTTTTTTTTCTTTTTTAATCATGATTAGTGTTCATCCGATTTATTCATTATTATATTTAATTCTTTTGATATGTGCTATTGCAGGTATTTTCTTCACTTTAGGAGCTAATTTTATAGGAGCTTTGTCAGTAGTGATGTATGCTGGAGCTATAATGGTACTGTTTGTTTTTGTAATAATGATGATAAAAAATCATATTCAAAATATATATATAAAACCAAATTGGTCAATGTATTTTTATGAAATTTTAGATTTTATATGTACTATGATAATTTTTTTTATTTTATGGATTCAAATAATTAATGAAAAAAACAAGATTTTATTTTTTAATACAGTATTTATGAAAAATATAGGCATTTGTTTGTTCAATAAATATTTTGTTCTAGTAGAATTCGTATCTTTATTTTTGTTAGCGTCATTGTTAGTAGTATGTTTTTTCTTAAAATAATAAAATTTTTGATATTTTTATGGTAAGGGAAATATATAAAATTATGTTCTTATTACATCATGGAATAATTATTTCTGTATTAATTTTTGTATTTGGAATTGTATCTTTATTGAAAAACAAGAATTTAATATTTATATTAATTGGTTTAGAATTACTGACTAGTTCTACATCATTAGCAATAATGTTAGTAGGACATTATTGGAACCAAATAGATGGTCAAATTATGTATATATTTATTATTACTGCTGCAGCTGCCGAAGTAAGCATTATATTAGCATTTTATTTAAAAATATACAAAAAATATAATACATTAGATATACTTAAGTTAAGTGAGATCAATAAATGAATTTAATTTATTACGTACTCTTAGTCCCTCTACTTAGTTGTTTGGTTTTAATATTT is a genomic window containing:
- a CDS encoding NADH-quinone oxidoreductase subunit J; protein product: MSLVFYFLGFLSVFFSFLIMISVHPIYSLLYLILLICAIAGIFFTLGANFIGALSVVMYAGAIMVLFVFVIMMIKNHIQNIYIKPNWSMYFYEILDFICTMIIFFILWIQIINEKNKILFFNTVFMKNIGICLFNKYFVLVEFVSLFLLASLLVVCFFLK
- the nuoF gene encoding NADH-quinone oxidoreductase subunit NuoF; the encoded protein is MKHILKTPETHPLTWRLKEPFKTIYMAEYCNTGGYKSLKTSLKNFSFEQITTLVKKSGLQGRGGAGFLTGNKWSLMPKSLIGENRYLICNADEMEPGTYKDRFLIEYFPHQLIEGIIISAFALQATCGYIFLRGDYYLSEKILNQAILEAYEMGFLGKNILSSEFTFDLFLHTGAGRYICGEETALINSLEGKRANPRYKPPFPSAHGLWGKPTCINNVETLSNIPAIILHGSDWYSNLSRGTDPGTKILGFSGRVKKPGLWELPLGISAREVLEEYAGGMQENLMLKAWQPGGAGTSLLSSRDIDINMDFTSLQKIGSRLGTGISMAIDHKINIVSLLKNIETFFSRESCGFCTPCREGLPWIVKILQNLDKKKGHEEDISLLEELCGYLEPGKTFCAHAPGAISPLKSAMKLFRNEFEQGIKKNKITTEKKNINIISLI
- the nuoC gene encoding NADH-quinone oxidoreductase subunit C/D, encoding MSIFKKIFFLNVKNKKICDANPVLISLISMFGDKNFFMQHTCFPCPVVWVNSSILISVINFLKKNTICSYNMLFDLHGIDERLRKNIDNIPNSDFTVFYHFLSINDNCDIVLKVAVLKKKLRLPSITSIFLNANWYERETWEMFGIEFSGHPFLTRILMPQNWVGHPLRKDYPSHATELDSFFFTKQKEDAAMDALLFRPELWGLQPSKSDGSEYMFLNFGPNHPSSHGAFRIILQLSGEKIVNCVPDIGYHHRGAEKIAERQSWHSYIPYTDRIEYLGGCINEMPYILAIEKLAGIKVSDRVQVIRILLSELFRINSHLLFISTFIQDVGSMSSVFLAFTDRQKIYDIIESITGARMHPAWFRIGGVAKDLPTNWHCLLKEFLEWMPKRLDFYIEVALKNSILISRSSGVASYDKKEALSWGITGSGLRATGVDFDVRKKRPYSGYQNFDFEIPVGNKISDAYTRVLLKVEEIRQSLKILHQCLTNMPHGSYKSEHPLTTPPIKNKSLFHIESMITHFLQMSWGPVLPINESFQMIEATKGINSYYIISDGSSTSYRTRIRTPSFAHLQQIPSVIRGHLISDLIVYLGSIDFVMSDVDR
- the nuoG gene encoding NADH-quinone oxidoreductase subunit NuoG, which translates into the protein MIKIYIDEKVFFVKSSDNMLQTCLSVGINLPFFCWHPALGSIGSCRQCAIKIYNNDNDQTGSIVMACMLEVKDGMRISITHPDVKKFQKSITEFMMLNHPHDCPVCAEGGNCHLQDMTVLNQHHIRRYRFKKRIFKNQYLGPFVSHSMNRCITCYRCVRYYRDYSGGKDFGVYGSNNKIYFGRFIEGMLESEYSGNLIDVCPTGVFTDKSNIYNFHRKWDLQYSPSICHNCSIGCNTSLGERLGKLCRIDNRYNIHINKYFLCDLGRFGCNYVNFNTVTKPYRIKNGNTKFLNYSTVIQLINNIFKKKPNRILGIGSARASIESNMALSNLVGCENFSNGMLPELDQCVSLITDIVKKGNIHIPSISEIETYDTILIISEDITQTAALAALSVRQAMKGIYSSIAKNYKIPIWHINAIKNIAQHQKNSLFIINGSETKLDDISDICYYGSIQEQLQFSTLILQYINTDIDSIDINNKKINIQARKIAKALCNSKKPLIISGASYNNVDFIKLSFNIAQALQKKSLSVGLALFPPSANSIGVSLIPSISLKKILNQVYIEKIDTLIVLENNLYRLYESNYIDDVLKQINTVIVIDHQRTKMVKKSSIFLPCTNFFESSGNIINYEARVQRFFRTHDPNFYNNKICKLDSWRWIYAIQNNICSFSLIKLFTIDKMIQLCSEWNTIFKRLSHSSLPSSFRLHGQKIARSPIRFSGRSSITVDKNVHELKSPEDVDSMFSFSMEGVQKTENNFSHIPFAWSPNWNSNQSLYKSSIALNSQSDYPYNGVLLFKKYRKNFFLNFFVKKYSKIEQVNPLRFKIIPYYKLLGSEETSHNYFLKIMKTNFIHVLLCQKDADRIQVNNGDILQFQINDLVFKFPVQLSKKISLFHIGLPLGYKKLPTIFFKKFAINLIKYN
- the nuoE gene encoding NADH-quinone oxidoreductase subunit NuoE; translated protein: MYEKQDKNVFYLSKVEISEILLKKKCYIDSQAVCIEALKIVQKYRKWICIDAIIDIAKILSIPVCDVEGVATFYCHIFRKPVGRNIIRYCDSVVCFINGYNNIENQLISSLGIQPGETTSNYQFTLLPTCCLGACDKGPVMLINENLYTNLTSKVVLDLLDKYK
- the nuoH gene encoding NADH-quinone oxidoreductase subunit NuoH, coding for MKNKIFFVFSFLLFSVFSASFLSLIERKILGLLQNRYGPNRVGWGGCMQICADGIKLLFKEDWIPPFSDKVLFVVAPVISFMSLLCVLSSIPITPEYMIINLDIGLLFFFMMSSLSVYGVLLAGWSSNNKYALLGAIRSVAQMLSYEIFLGISSLGTVIQCGSFNLVDIVYSQKRIWNIIPQFLGFIMFFIACVAVCHRHPFDQPESEQELADGYHIEYSGMKFGMFFIGEYISIMTASALLVCLFFGGWLGPFFSPIIWFLLKFLLFVFLFILLRASLPRPRYDRVMIFAWKICFPLSLLNLIYTSFKILL
- the nuoI gene encoding NADH-quinone oxidoreductase subunit NuoI, which gives rise to MNVKNIFFSFFSHIRSMFLVFKNIFSLRETRLYPEQPLNLSLRYRGRIVLTRNPDGSERCVACNLCSAVCPVNCISLKKTENIDGRWYSKFFRINLSRCIFCGLCEEACPTTAIQLIPDIELSDFQRKKLIYEKKDLLISGTGKSSKYNFYSVSGVMNNKKLQNIDSKKILNCVDITSLLP
- the nuoK gene encoding NADH-quinone oxidoreductase subunit NuoK, with amino-acid sequence MFLLHHGIIISVLIFVFGIVSLLKNKNLIFILIGLELLTSSTSLAIMLVGHYWNQIDGQIMYIFIITAAAAEVSIILAFYLKIYKKYNTLDILKLSEINK